A portion of the Ricinus communis isolate WT05 ecotype wild-type chromosome 10, ASM1957865v1, whole genome shotgun sequence genome contains these proteins:
- the LOC8284547 gene encoding E3 ubiquitin-protein ligase MBR1: MGHRHLFNTSQMFESEQDQNWNHMHIEQTYANSARVGPAENGPFYYPAENMPVDGVHFTSQWNPSPMSNAYISSSHNVEVSHYQPDVSGPSRDPFLHSSTAGTFCTVPENHARFASSSNYERQTFHGVEAGLVDLTMGNVRGPHKRKSPGVPSACEGGSASRYYGAGSSSDPPLSSELQQEKPNLDPQYMAWECFTMTPGHRGNLSIRPEGAIRNVRSRPALDPDSNLARTHLSSSSSHTSYPAGHSFDHSNSMDFSGQSSSALSHDWSHARMPPASGRMLVSDASGYNSHDTNHFLVGSSITNAAVDIRGYPHDFISSRNPVVPQSFHSPSAHSIRGIRSSSSQRPSPAFRASSSTLRLGHVAPSDDGMQLVAETSRQPRLSSAIAWRNSDRNGRSRVSYDRYRSVSNEPGLHDRFASEGYMVVDRSTSYGPRNMVDQHRDMRLDVDNMSYEELLALGERIGCVSTGLSEDLISKCLTETVYCSSGLSQDEGNCVICLEEYKDMDDVGSLKACGHDYHVSCIKKWLSMKNLCPICKASAMADNMKE, from the exons ATGGGGCATAGACATTTATTCAACACCTCTCAAATGTTCGAGAGTGAACAGGATCAAAATTGGAATCATATGCATATAGAGCAAACTTATGCAAATTCAG CCAGGGTAGGTCCTGCAGAGAATGGCCCCTTTTATTATCCAGCAGAAAATATGCCTGTTGATGGAGTTCATTTTACTTCTCAATGGAACCCTTCACCAATGTCAAATGCTTATATTTCCTCAAGTCACAATGTTGAAGTATCACATTATCAACCAGATGTTTCAGGCCCATCTCGTGATCCTTTTCTGCATTCTTCAACTGCTGGAACCTTTTGCACAGTCCCAGAAAATCATGCACGCTTTGCATCTTCTTCCAATTATGAGAGACAGACCTTTCATGGTGTTGAGGCTGGTCTTGTTGATCTCACAATGGGCAATGTAAGGGGGCCCCACAAGCGAAAAAGCCCTGGGGTCCCATCTGCATGCGAAGGGGGCAGTGCAAGCAGATATTATGGTGCTGGCAGTTCCTCTGATCCCCCACTCTCTTCTGAGCTGCAGCAGGAGAAACCAAATTTGGATCCTCAATATATGGCCTGGGAATGCTTTACCATGACCCCTGGCCATCGAGGCAATCTCTCAATTAGGCCTGAGGGTGCAATCAGGAATGTGAGGAGCAGGCCTGCTCTTGATCCGGATTCCAACCTAGCTAGGACCCACTTATCAAGCAGTTCTTCCCACACTTCGTACCCTGCAGGCCACTCCTTCGACCATTCCAATTCAATGGATTTTTCAGGTCAAAGTTCTAGTGCTTTATCACATGATTGGAGTCATGCCAGAATGCCTCCTGCTTCTGGGAGGATGCTAGTCTCAG ATGCTAGTGGTTATAACAGTCATGACACAAACCATTTTCTTGTTGGAAGCAGCATAACTAATGCCGCTGTAGACATTAGGGGATATCCCCATGATTTCATTTCCAGTAGAAATCCTGTTGTGCCTCAAAGCTTCCATAGTCCCTCAGCACACTCCATAAGAGGTATTCGCAGTAGCTCTTCTCAAAGACCTAGCCCAGCTTTTAGGGCTTCCTCAAGTACTTTGCGCTTGGGGCATGTGGCACCTTCAGATGATGGCATGCAGTTGGTTGCTGAAACCTCCAGACAACCAAGGCTGTCATCCGCTATAGCTTGGCGTAACAGCGACAGGAATGGTAGATCCAGAGTTTCTTATGACAGATACAGATCAGTGTCCAATGAGCCAGGTCTTCATGATCGATTTGCATCTGAG GGTTATATGGTTGTGGACCGATCAACCTCTTATGGGCCGAGAAATATGGTTGACCAGCATAGGGACATGAGGCTAGATGTAGACAACATGAGTTATGAG GAACTACTTGCACTAGGGGAAAGGATTGGATGTGTCAGCACAGGATTGTCTGAAGATCTGATATCCAAGTGTTTGACAGAAACAGTATATTGTTCTTCAGGCCTAAGCCAGGATGAAGGAAACTGTGTAATTTGCCTG GAAGAGTACAAAGACATGGATGATGTTGGGTCCCTGAAAGCCTGTGGTCATGATTATCATGTGAGCTGCATCAAGAAATGGCTATCGATGAAGAACTTGTGTCCAATATGCAAAGCTTCGGCTATGGCTGATAACATGAAGGAATAA
- the LOC8284546 gene encoding uncharacterized protein LOC8284546 gives MAPFIPRYSVFKSNYSDKYLRYVNESESLYRYVRCDGEDIVSPFAKFKVETATKSADFVHIRCCFSNKYWRRNNEEGDYIIAAADKPDEDESKWSCTLFKPIQFLDDKTFRFQHVQLGHNVWFNRSANEYRGCLIARYSVPELAGADLFTVTNWESLVILPKHVVFKGDNGKYLRYRGEGGDDHMEFGSDDIGATKVANEVFTNFDGSIRVKHDYNGKFWKATPNWIYPVSTDTSATPETSFWPVNLQKDNLIALKNLGNDRFCRRTNYGGTVDCLAAASWATTIDLEANLAVEEPLVARDIYDVDFHLDDIRVYNEQVLVMASDETTNQSDTEIKDSALALAYEDTRTSSYKTSTSVKTSVEMSFSATIPIIEGLLDIGLSSSFSVEFGKKYSWGDEKKKTNKLSATIKVVVPPRTKVKVELVATKGVCDVPFSYAQRDTLTNGKQITYVKDDGVYTGTNYFGFDFVVKEEKLAA, from the coding sequence atggcgCCATTCATTCCTAGATATTCTGTCTTTAAATCAAACTATAGTGATAAGTATTTACGCTATGTTAATGAATCAGAGTCGCTGTACCGATATGTTCGATGCGATGGGGAAGATATCGTGAGTCCGTTCGCCAAATTCAAAGTAGAGACGGCAACAAAAAGTGCTGACTTTGTCCACATAAGATGCTGTTTTAGCAACAAATACTGGCGGCGAAATAATGAGGAAGGCGACTACATCATTGCAGCAGCGGACAAGCCAGATGAGGACGAATCCAAATGGTCGTGTACCCTGTTCAAGCCCATCCAGTTCCTTGATGACAAAACATTCCGTTTCCAGCACGTCCAGCTTGGACACAATGTATGGTTTAATCGATCGGCTAACGAATACAGGGGTTGCTTAATTGCAAGGTATTCCGTTCCTGAATTGGCGGGGGCCGATCTTTTTACGGTTACCAACTGGGAATCATTGGTGATATTGCCCAAACACGTAGTGTTTAAGGGCGATAATGGAAAATATCTACGATACCGTGGTGAGGGTGGCGACGACCATATGGAATTTGGGTCTGATGATATTGGTGCTACAAAAGTTGCCAACGAAGTTTTCACCAATTTTGATGGAAGCATCCGTGTGAAGCATGATTACAATGGAAAATTCTGGAAGGCTACCCCAAATTGGATATATCCCGTCTCCACTGACACTTCTGCTACACCAGAAACATCGTTTTGGCCAGTCAATCTCCAGAAAGACAATCTCATCGCTCTTAAGAACTTGGGCAACGACAGATTTTGTCGTAGAACCAATTATGGTGGCACAGTTGATTGTCTGGCTGCTGCCTCCTGGGCCACAACTATAGACCTAGAGGCCAATCTGGCGGTGGAAGAGCCATTGGTTGCGAGGGACATTTACGACGTTGATTTTCATCTCGATGACATAAGGGTTTACAATGAACAGGTCCTAGTCATGGCATCCGACGAAACCACTAACCAGTCAGACACAGAAATAAAAGACTCTGCGCTGGCATTGGCGTACGAAGACACTAGGACGAGCAGTTATAAGACTAGCACGTCGGTGAAGACCAGTGTTGAAATGAGTTTCTCCGCCACCATTCCAATCATTGAAGGTCTACTAGATATCGGACTGTCGTCTTCATTCTCAGTAGAGTTCGGGAAGAAATACTCATGGGGCgacgaaaagaaaaagaccaaCAAGCTATCTGCTACTATCAAAGTTGTAGTGCCTCCAAGGACTAAGGTGAAAGTGGAGCTGGTGGCCACAAAAGGAGTTTGCGATGTGCCATTTTCTTATGCTCAACGAGACACTCTCACCAATGGCAAACAGATTACTTACGTTAAAGATGATGGTGTCTATACTGGTACCAATTACTTTGGATTCGATTTTGTGGTCAAGGAGGAGAAACTCGCCGCATGA
- the LOC8284545 gene encoding uncharacterized protein LOC8284545, translating to MAPVIPRFCVFKSNYAGKYLRYVQEEKQRRLIRCDGDDIWDPLSKFRVEKAKSNKDLVHIRCSYSNKYWRRNGEVTDLIAAAADAADEDPSKWSCTLFKPLAKDDKTFRFQHVQSGNNVWYLRSDNEDRGCLIARYSYEEPDGGDLFTITDWESLVILPKHVAFKGDNGKYLRYRGEGGDEHMEFGATDIGDNKVGEQIFSNPDGSICLKHDSNGKFWRATPNWIYPDTTSASGSDPATLFWPIKLQGNAIALRSTGNDRFLRRTDYGGTVDCLAAASWATTIDRQSHLAVEELIKVRQIYNVVYRLEDARIYDETPMTLARSCVSNMTQQTETLEVTMSYTEAWKYEWNTGVSMASSFSMKFSAGIPMITDISIEVKDSREDEYEWGTVVDGSFSLTKTIPVSVPPMTKTTVRLLATLGSCDVPFSYTQQDTLTNGQLDVSVKHDGLYTGANCYKFRTETSEEKL from the coding sequence ATGGCACCCGTGATTCCCAGGTTCTGTGTCTTCAAATCAAACTATGCCGGGAAGTATTTGCGTTACGTTCAAGAAGAAAAGCAGCGCAGGTTGATCCGATGCGACGGCGACGATATCTGGGATCCGTTATCCAAGTTCAGAGTGGAGAAAGCAAAGAGCAATAAAGACTTGGTCCACATAAGATGCTCTTACAGCAACAAATACTGGCGGCGTAATGGGGAGGTGACGGATTTAATCGCTGCGGCAGCTGATGCGGCAGACGAAGACCCATCCAAATGGTCATGCACGTTGTTCAAGCCCCTCGCAAAAGATGACAAAACATTTCGTTTTCAGCACGTCCAGAGTGGGAACAACGTATGGTATCTGCGGTCAGATAATGAAGACCGGGGTTGCTTAATTGCCAGATATTCGTACGAAGAGCCAGATGGAGGCGATCTCTTCACAATCACTGATTGGGAATCCTTGGTGATATTGCCCAAACATGTGGCGTTCAAGGGCGATAATGGGAAATATCTACGTTACCGCGGCGAAGGTGGTGACGAACACATGGAATTCGGAGCTACTGACATTGGTGATAATAAGGTTGGAGAGCAAATCTTCAGCAATCCTGATGGAAGTATCTGCTTGAAGCACGATTCCAATGGAAAATTCTGGAGGGCTACCCCAAATTGGATATATCCAGACACAACGAGCGCTTCCGGCTCTGACCCAGCAACACTGTTTTGGCCAATCAAACTTCAGGGCAATGCTATCGCCCTCCGTAGCACGGGCAACGACAGATTTTTGCGCAGAACTGATTATGGTGGTACAGTGGACTGTCTCGCTGCAGCATCTTGGGCCACGACTATTGACAGGCAGAGCCACCTGGCGGTGGAAGAGCTTATCAAAGTGAGGCAAATTTATAATGTGGTGTACAGATTGGAGGATGCTAGAATTTATGACGAAACGCCCATGACATTGGCTCGCTCCTGTGTCTCTAACATGACTCAACAGACTGAAACATTAGAGGTGACAATGTCGTACACAGAGGCCTGGAAGTACGAATGGAATACTGGTGTTTCAATGGCATCTTCTTTTAGTATGAAATTCTCAGCTGGGATTCCGATGATCACGGATATTTCCATTGAAGTGAAGGATTCGAGGGAAGATGAATACGAGTGGGGAACTGTGGTAGATGGGTCTTTCAGTTTGACAAAAACAATCCCAGTTAGCGTGCCGCCAATGACTAAAACGACAGTTAGACTTCTTGCAACGCTTGGTTCTTGCGACGTTCCCTTCTCCTACACTCAGCAAGACACCCTTACTAATGGGCAGTTAGATGTTTCTGTCAAGCACGACGGTCTTTATACTGGTGCCAATTGCTACAAATTTCGCACTGAGACCTCAGAGGAAAAGTTGTAA